A DNA window from Coffea eugenioides isolate CCC68of unplaced genomic scaffold, Ceug_1.0 ScVebR1_1103;HRSCAF=1902, whole genome shotgun sequence contains the following coding sequences:
- the LOC113754912 gene encoding putative methyltransferase DDB_G0268948 encodes MAERFLKQAKEYSASRPIYPEELFQFVASKTPCHDLVWDAGTGSGQAATSLAGIYKNVVATDTSPTQLEHAVKLPNIKYHCTSPKMSIAELKQSIAAESSVDLVTIATAIHWFDLPSFYQQVKCVLKKPNGVIAAWSYTLPRINKNLDTLLTKLYYVDAAPFGWPRLIMEDNYRTIDFPFEPVDGLENTGPLELKMEKLIDLDGYLTLIKSWSAYQAAKENGVELLGEDLVKDFTLAWNEDGKQEKIATWPVHMRIGKVGNQ; translated from the exons ATGGCAGAGCGGTTTCTTAAGCAGGCGAAGGAGTACTCTGCCAGCCGGCCGATATATCCTGAGGAGCTCTTCCAGTTTGTTGCCTCCAAGACACCTTGTCACGACCTTGTCTGGGATGCTGGGACAGGAAGTGGCCAGGCAGCAACATCT TTGGCCGGGATATACAAGAATGTGGTAGCCACAGATACAAGCCCAACGCAACTGGAACATGCTGTGAAGCTTCCAAATATTAAATACCATTGCACCTCTCCGAAGATGTCTATAGCTGAGCTTAAGCAAAGTATTGCAGCAGAATCCAGTGTTGATCTAGTGACCATTGCTACGGCTATTCATTGGTTTGATCTTCCATCTTTCTACCAACAAGTCAAGTGCGTTCTGAAAAAGCCCAATGGAGTAATTGCAGCATGGTCCTATACTCTGCCACGGATCAACAAAAATCTCGACACCCTTTTAACTAAATTGTATTACGTTGATGCTGCTCCATTTGGGTGGCCACGGTTGATAATGGAGGACAATTACAGGACCATTGACTTCCCATTTGAGCCAGTGGATGGACTTGAAAACACAGGGCCACTTGagcttaaaatggaaaaattgatCGATTTGGATGGCTATCTTACTTTGATAAAATCATGGTCTGCATACCAAGCTGCAAAAGAAAATGGGGTTGAGCTCTTGGGTGAAGATTTGGTGAAAGATTTTACCCTTGCTTGGAATGAAGATGGCAAACAAGAAAAGATTGCTACTTGGCCTGTTCATATGAGGATCGGGAAAGTTGGGAACCAGTAG